In Paenibacillus sp. JQZ6Y-1, the following proteins share a genomic window:
- a CDS encoding transglutaminase-like domain-containing protein — protein sequence MEIKDIAAWFDSSLVSCLLYVIVLISVLQGVRSGASRSAGRLFSWAGRTLLTVLALLLAAPFALFVSPYVQSRAEQISNSVPEGDLQWWWEMYYSAIYLISEFSLLRFAVLFMLSYVVANITFSLLAVLLIPERLRRGPVPTEGQRAGWVSRILGGLVGLLNGVLRGAIVIVILFIAVSLYPNNKWSSYVEASSLYSGTVKSVVQPLTGSFVKNTLPVFTSAVEQELTGIFQRKYDVVDRSIPDNIEQAAAEIVGNTTDTETKAKLLYDWVGSRVSYDYGKVADYEQRGVWHEQTPEDTFETKLGVCIDYARLYAVMARSQGIDVRVVTGLGYNGQGGYGPHAWNQVYVPDSGQWIPLDPTWASAGNWFNPPKFAETHVEQSVL from the coding sequence ATGGAAATAAAGGATATTGCAGCGTGGTTTGACAGCAGTCTGGTTTCCTGCCTGCTGTATGTCATTGTATTGATCTCGGTGCTGCAAGGCGTCCGTAGCGGAGCAAGCCGTTCGGCAGGACGTCTATTTTCGTGGGCAGGACGTACGCTGCTAACGGTACTGGCGCTGCTGCTGGCGGCGCCGTTTGCGCTGTTCGTTTCCCCTTATGTGCAATCACGGGCGGAACAAATATCCAACTCTGTACCAGAGGGCGATTTGCAGTGGTGGTGGGAAATGTACTACTCTGCCATTTACCTGATCTCGGAATTTTCGCTGCTACGCTTCGCTGTGCTGTTCATGTTGAGCTATGTTGTAGCCAATATCACTTTTTCATTGCTGGCAGTATTGCTTATTCCAGAACGTCTGCGCCGCGGTCCGGTTCCTACGGAAGGACAGCGCGCAGGCTGGGTGAGCCGCATTCTTGGTGGGCTGGTTGGCTTGCTCAATGGGGTGCTGCGCGGCGCGATTGTGATCGTAATTCTGTTCATCGCGGTCAGCCTGTATCCCAACAACAAATGGTCATCATATGTAGAAGCATCGTCATTATACAGCGGTACGGTCAAGTCGGTGGTGCAGCCGCTGACTGGCTCCTTTGTCAAAAATACGCTACCCGTCTTCACCAGTGCTGTGGAGCAGGAATTGACTGGCATTTTCCAGCGTAAATATGATGTAGTGGATCGCAGTATTCCAGATAATATCGAGCAGGCAGCTGCCGAGATTGTCGGCAATACGACCGATACGGAAACAAAAGCCAAGCTGCTGTATGACTGGGTAGGCTCACGGGTCAGCTATGATTACGGCAAGGTGGCAGATTACGAGCAGCGCGGCGTGTGGCATGAACAGACACCGGAAGATACATTTGAAACGAAGCTGGGCGTATGTATTGATTATGCTCGTTTGTATGCCGTGATGGCACGTTCGCAGGGGATCGATGTACGCGTTGTGACTGGGCTTGGATATAACGGTCAAGGCGGATATGGTCCGCATGCGTGGAATCAGGTGTATGTGCCGGATTCCGGTCAATGGATTCCGCTTGATCCGACATGGGCATCCGCAGGCAACTGGTTCAACCCGCCGAAGTTTGCTGAAACACACGTAGAGCAGAGTGTATTGTAA
- a CDS encoding toprim domain-containing protein, whose product MIHIIVEGKNDRSKLRRVLQPDVQILCTFGTLNSQKLEKLRKEVGQDEVYLFLDNDSSGRKIRGVLSDAFPDATHLYTRRGYAGVEGTPDEYVAAQLEKAGLDEYIIYPAPPF is encoded by the coding sequence CTGATTCATATTATCGTAGAAGGTAAAAATGATCGCAGTAAGCTGCGCCGCGTGCTACAACCGGATGTACAGATTTTGTGCACCTTTGGCACGCTGAACTCGCAAAAGCTAGAAAAGCTGCGCAAGGAAGTGGGACAGGATGAAGTATACCTGTTTCTAGACAATGATTCCTCCGGTCGCAAAATTCGTGGCGTGCTGAGCGATGCCTTTCCAGACGCGACACATCTGTATACTCGCCGCGGATATGCCGGTGTGGAAGGGACGCCGGATGAATATGTGGCAGCACAGCTAGAAAAGGCAGGATTGGACGAATATATTATCTACCCTGCTCCGCCTTTTTAA
- a CDS encoding ATPase: MDWQVWSEFFRQNWLIILVALIILFLVINLVKTVIKWLIVIIIVAAVCIYSGISLDQIRDTVTNVTDQTVGALRDQALDVMKNEAKDARFIQNGDGTYTVKSDNIEFSGEPGAGKVSMTFRGVPLGEWDVNSTIQSVITQAKQNTAASK; encoded by the coding sequence ATGGATTGGCAAGTATGGAGCGAATTTTTCAGGCAGAATTGGCTCATTATTCTGGTAGCCCTGATTATATTGTTTCTTGTGATCAATCTGGTCAAAACGGTCATCAAATGGCTCATCGTGATTATTATCGTAGCAGCGGTGTGTATTTACAGCGGAATCTCGCTGGATCAGATTCGCGATACCGTTACCAATGTGACCGATCAGACAGTCGGCGCCTTGCGTGATCAGGCACTAGATGTGATGAAAAATGAAGCCAAGGATGCGCGCTTTATCCAAAATGGAGACGGCACATATACGGTGAAGTCGGACAATATTGAGTTTAGCGGCGAGCCGGGCGCAGGCAAGGTTAGCATGACTTTCCGTGGCGTACCGCTGGGCGAATGGGATGTAAATAGTACGATTCAATCCGTTATTACCCAAGCGAAGCAAAACACGGCAGCAAGCAAATGA